A single genomic interval of Seriola aureovittata isolate HTS-2021-v1 ecotype China chromosome 10, ASM2101889v1, whole genome shotgun sequence harbors:
- the LOC130176493 gene encoding uncharacterized protein LOC130176493 isoform X2 encodes MEAEIEQKEMHFNHTTPHISPLNPKPGFPGYYALIPFVLLILIGCVVAAVVYIRRKASFFSFRLDELRHRLIPLYSYDPAEEQDWSDGGREDEDEELAEPLYKEGKLSFSSGYGT; translated from the exons ATGGAGGCGGAGATCGAGCAGAAAGAAATGCATTTCAACCACACTACTCCCCACATCTCACCCCTCAATCCCAAACCTGGATTTCCTGGTTACTATGCACTCATCCCCTTTGTACTACTCATACTGATTGGATGTGTAGTGGCAGCG GTTGTTTACATTAGGAGGAAAGCAAG ttttttttcgTTCAGATTAGATGAGCTACGTCACAGGCTGATTCCTCTGTACAGCTACGACCCCGCAGAGGAACAAGACTGGAGCGATGGTGGcagggaggatgaggatgaggagctgGCT GAACCTTTGTACAAGGAGGGAAAGCTGTCCTTTTCATCTGGTTATGgaacttga
- the LOC130176493 gene encoding uncharacterized protein LOC130176493 isoform X3 — MEAEIEQKEMHFNHTTPHISPLNPKPGFPGYYALIPFVLLILIGCVVAAVVYIRRKARLDELRHRLIPLYSYDPAEEQDWSDGGREDEDEELAEPLYKEGKLSFSSGYGT, encoded by the exons ATGGAGGCGGAGATCGAGCAGAAAGAAATGCATTTCAACCACACTACTCCCCACATCTCACCCCTCAATCCCAAACCTGGATTTCCTGGTTACTATGCACTCATCCCCTTTGTACTACTCATACTGATTGGATGTGTAGTGGCAGCG GTTGTTTACATTAGGAGGAAAGCAAG ATTAGATGAGCTACGTCACAGGCTGATTCCTCTGTACAGCTACGACCCCGCAGAGGAACAAGACTGGAGCGATGGTGGcagggaggatgaggatgaggagctgGCT GAACCTTTGTACAAGGAGGGAAAGCTGTCCTTTTCATCTGGTTATGgaacttga
- the LOC130176493 gene encoding protein Bouncer-like isoform X1: protein MGSQRKNSLGVHQLGPHWFPTSILLATALVLPALTLDSLLCYYCPLQHKGKSCANITSQCLPDQRCSSSRGRYGSVHILSAQGCVDSDLCGSHELLSYRGVKYNVSHTCCCKDECNGQPKPEAGLKKLLGMTKDKTDYTNVTNFLRQEPWDSCANYTSLKTTTLPAAA, encoded by the exons ATGGGATCACAGAGAAAGAACAG TCTGGGCGTCCATCAGTTGGGACCACACTGGTTCCCGACCTCCATCTTGTTGGCTACAGCTCTGGTCCTCCCGGCTCTAACTCTGGACAGCCTGCTGTGTTACTACTGTCCTCTGCAGCATAAAGGCAAGTCCTGCGCTAACATCACCAGTCAGTGTCTGCCTGATCAGCGCTGTTCCAGCTCCAGAGGTCGCTATGGCTCCGTCCACATCCTGTCTGCTCAGGGCTGCGTGGACAGTGACCTCTGTGGTTCCCATGAACTCCTCTCTTATAGGGGGGTCAAGTACAACGTCAgccacacctgctgctgcaaagaCGAGTGTAATGGCCAGCCAAAGCCTGAGGCCGGCCTGAAGAAGCTACTGGGGATGACCAAAGACAAAACTGATTACACCAATGTCACTAATTTTCTTAGACAGGAGCCTTGGGATTCATGTGCAAACTACACATCATTAAAGACCACCACATTACCTGCTGCTGCGTAA
- the LOC130176192 gene encoding protein Bouncer-like yields the protein MLQVLHVSVLWFYLLLPSLLCDNLLCYYSPILEKEETVQLIVTECPPSEHCFKADGRYGNHSALSARGCMAEKDCSQVHKIRLRGTVYIMSYACCDKPYCNSCLAVKANLLSITVTLVTVAVMVGSL from the coding sequence ATGTTGCAGGTCCTGCATGTTTCTGTGCTGTGGTTCTACCTTCTCCTCCCCTCGCTGCTATGCGACAACCTGCTCTGCTACTACAGCCCCATCCTGGAGAAGGAGGAAACGGTGCAGCTCATTGTGACAGAGTGCCCTCCTAGTGAGCATTGCTTCAAGGCAGATGGTCGCTACGGCAATCACAGTGCCCTGTCGGCTAGGGGCTGCATGGCAGAGAAGGACTGCAGCCAGGTGCACAAAATCCGCCTCAGAGGAACTGTCTACATCATGAGCTACGCCTGCTGTGACAAGCCGTACTGTAACTCCTGCCTGGCCGTCAAAGCCAatctcctctccatcactgtAACACTTGTCACTGTGGCTGTGATGGTTGGCAGCTTGTGA